A section of the Streptomyces sp. NBC_01591 genome encodes:
- a CDS encoding tectonin domain-containing protein, with the protein MIPRKCDPLWATCSPVTTAPPLRGKGIPRDKTAIFRPFHKSLRVSARLYGPGSANHSDAHSRWKERGNMAHWQKIPGGLAAISAGSRTNVWGVNADANIYRFTGDDANPWIQIPGGLTDIGAAADGTVWGVNSAGSIYRYTGDQGDTNHWQKIPGGLTRISAGSRTNVWGVNANGNIYRFTGDDANPWIQIPGGLTDIGAAADGTVWGVNSAGSIYRYTGDQGDTNHWQKIPGGLTRISAGSRTNVWGVNANGNIYRFTGDDANPWIQIPGGLTDIGAAADGTVWGVNSAGSIYRYTGDQAG; encoded by the coding sequence GTGATTCCTCGTAAGTGTGACCCTCTTTGGGCCACATGCAGCCCCGTTACCACCGCTCCACCCCTGCGGGGCAAGGGAATACCGCGAGATAAAACAGCAATTTTCAGACCATTTCATAAGTCACTCCGGGTATCTGCCCGTTTGTATGGTCCTGGTTCTGCCAACCACTCAGATGCACATTCGCGTTGGAAGGAACGAGGCAACATGGCTCACTGGCAGAAGATTCCTGGAGGACTCGCGGCGATCTCGGCCGGGTCCAGAACCAATGTGTGGGGCGTCAACGCCGACGCGAACATCTACCGGTTCACCGGAGACGACGCCAACCCCTGGATCCAGATCCCCGGCGGCCTCACCGACATCGGCGCAGCAGCCGACGGCACCGTATGGGGCGTCAACTCCGCCGGAAGCATCTACCGCTACACCGGAGACCAAGGGGACACCAACCACTGGCAGAAGATCCCCGGCGGCCTGACCCGCATCTCGGCCGGATCCAGGACCAACGTATGGGGCGTCAACGCCAACGGAAACATCTACCGGTTCACCGGAGACGACGCCAACCCCTGGATCCAGATCCCCGGCGGCCTCACCGACATCGGCGCAGCAGCCGACGGCACCGTATGGGGCGTCAACTCCGCCGGAAGCATCTACCGCTACACCGGAGACCAAGGGGACACCAACCACTGGCAGAAGATCCCCGGCGGCCTGACCCGCATCTCGGCCGGATCCAGGACCAACGTATGGGGCGTCAACGCCAACGGAAACATCTACCGGTTCACCGGAGACGACGCCAACCCCTGGATCCAGATCCCCGGCGGCCTCACCGACATCGGCGCAGCAGCCGACGGCACCGTATGGGGCGTCAACTCCGCCGGAAGCATCTACCGCTACACCGGAGACCAGGCAGGCTGA
- a CDS encoding GGDEF domain-containing protein: MGGDDARLRAVVLLAQTMAAAHTPRGSWRAAALGACEALGGSFAALSVWERGRGQLRVLVNAGERAEGEEEFPEAETYPVHQFPEITEFLHERWAGGGEPDAWVETADGSAGAMPGAGLREYGSGYGRERVAALRRRGRGCCVIAPIVLHGRAWGELYVARPVGAPVFGREDADFATVLAAVVAAGISQSERLEEVRKLAFTDPLTGLANRRAVDVRLDEAVERHRADGAVVSLVVCDLNGLKQVNDTHGHAVGDRLLERFGSVLSRCGAMLPGALAARLGGDEFCLLTVGPEVDDVVRVATELCERAAELELGDGVACGIASTGDPIGPVVSARRLFRLADAAQYRAKAARSVKPVVAGRDDEVIRLADAPPRSAHDRRHLRGSRP, translated from the coding sequence ATGGGTGGTGATGATGCACGGCTGCGGGCCGTGGTTTTGCTTGCGCAGACGATGGCGGCGGCACACACCCCGAGGGGGTCGTGGCGAGCGGCTGCGCTGGGGGCGTGCGAGGCGCTGGGCGGCAGCTTCGCCGCGCTCTCCGTGTGGGAGCGCGGGCGCGGGCAGTTGCGCGTGCTGGTGAACGCGGGTGAACGGGCCGAGGGGGAGGAGGAGTTCCCCGAGGCGGAGACGTATCCGGTGCATCAGTTCCCGGAGATCACCGAGTTCCTGCACGAACGGTGGGCCGGGGGCGGTGAACCGGACGCCTGGGTCGAGACCGCCGACGGTTCGGCGGGCGCGATGCCGGGTGCGGGGCTGCGGGAGTACGGGAGCGGGTACGGCCGGGAGAGGGTGGCCGCCCTGCGCCGGCGCGGGCGCGGCTGCTGCGTGATCGCGCCGATCGTGCTGCACGGGCGGGCCTGGGGTGAGCTGTATGTGGCCCGCCCGGTGGGGGCGCCGGTGTTCGGGCGGGAGGACGCGGACTTCGCGACCGTGCTGGCCGCGGTCGTAGCCGCGGGGATCTCCCAGTCCGAACGGCTCGAAGAGGTCCGCAAGCTCGCCTTCACCGATCCGCTCACCGGTCTGGCCAACCGCCGTGCCGTCGACGTGCGGCTCGACGAGGCGGTGGAGCGGCACCGGGCGGACGGAGCGGTGGTGAGCCTGGTCGTCTGCGACCTCAATGGACTGAAGCAGGTCAACGACACCCATGGCCACGCGGTCGGCGACCGCCTGCTGGAACGTTTCGGCTCGGTGCTGTCCCGCTGCGGTGCCATGCTGCCCGGCGCGCTCGCGGCCCGGCTCGGCGGTGATGAGTTCTGCCTGTTGACGGTGGGTCCGGAGGTGGACGACGTGGTCCGGGTGGCCACCGAACTCTGCGAACGGGCGGCCGAGTTGGAGCTGGGCGACGGGGTGGCGTGCGGGATCGCGTCGACCGGTGATCCGATCGGCCCGGTGGTCTCGGCGCGGCGGCTGTTCCGGCTGGCGGACGCGGCCCAGTACCGGGCGAAGGCGGCCCGTTCGGTCAAACCGGTGGTGGCGGGGCGCGACGACGAGGTGATCCGGCTGGCCGACGCGCCGCCCAGGTCCGCCCACGACCGCCGCCACCTGCGCGGCAGTCGCCCCTGA
- a CDS encoding RDD family protein produces MTNSRGKRRTRSLSGSPLPTARAALPPAPGYHHAPRAARVPPRAGDMRRYLAVGLDCYLCLLTAGLLARQYVDTAEVTEAVGLLLGPTLAFSFLNHVVLTALTGAGAGKLIMGIRVVRLPDAGRPGPWLLMRRWLYGLCWLPLQPWYGLRSLLSGPGVLPRTTLWNGGNGELYADALGLRQVRHSDLTAHRIANPAHR; encoded by the coding sequence ATGACAAACTCACGGGGGAAGAGACGTACCCGGAGCCTCTCCGGGTCACCTCTGCCGACGGCTCGCGCGGCTCTCCCGCCCGCGCCCGGGTACCACCACGCGCCGCGCGCGGCGCGCGTACCACCACGCGCGGGCGATATGCGCCGCTATCTCGCCGTCGGCCTCGACTGCTACCTCTGCCTGCTCACGGCCGGCTTGCTGGCCCGGCAGTACGTGGACACGGCCGAGGTCACCGAGGCCGTCGGCCTGCTGCTCGGCCCGACGCTCGCGTTCTCGTTCCTCAACCATGTGGTCCTCACCGCACTCACCGGGGCCGGTGCGGGCAAGCTGATCATGGGGATACGGGTGGTCAGGCTCCCCGACGCCGGGCGCCCGGGGCCCTGGCTGCTGATGCGGCGCTGGCTGTACGGGCTCTGCTGGCTGCCGCTGCAACCCTGGTACGGGCTGCGCTCGCTCCTCTCGGGCCCCGGCGTCCTGCCCCGCACCACGCTCTGGAACGGCGGGAACGGCGAGCTGTACGCCGATGCGCTGGGCCTGCGCCAGGTACGCCACAGCGACCTCACCGCCCACCGGATCGCGAACCCCGCCCACCGCTGA
- a CDS encoding L,D-transpeptidase, which produces MEKRVMTDSKRRRGLVAVSALLGGVLVLTGCSGGGDKGGSAESSKKSQAAEVDKAAAEDASEAQITISPKNGATNASINNDAKVTVAKGTLTQVTLTTAAGATVKGTLSADGKSWKPDVQLERSTTYKISATAKDSKGREAHENSSFTTVSPANSFIGNFTPEDGSTVGVGMPVSINFNKAITDKKAVEAGITVTSSSGQQVVGHWFNAQRLDLRPENYWQGGSTVTLKLALDGVEGADGVFGVQQKTVTFKVGRNQVSTVDANTKMMTVTQDGKTIKTIPISSGSSENPTYNGQMVISEKFKETRMNGATVGFTDDDGKGEYDIKDVPHAMRLSTSGTFIHGNYWGARSIFGSANTSHGCVGLADVKGASDANQPGAWFYNNSMVGDVVIVKNSPDRTITPDNGLNGWNMSWAEWTAGSQA; this is translated from the coding sequence ATGGAGAAGCGTGTGATGACGGACAGCAAGCGGCGCAGGGGCCTGGTGGCCGTGTCCGCACTGCTCGGCGGCGTTCTGGTGCTCACCGGCTGCAGCGGCGGCGGGGACAAGGGCGGCAGCGCCGAGAGCTCGAAGAAGTCGCAGGCGGCCGAAGTCGACAAGGCGGCAGCCGAGGACGCCTCGGAAGCGCAGATAACGATCTCGCCGAAGAACGGCGCGACCAACGCGAGCATCAACAACGACGCCAAGGTCACCGTCGCCAAGGGCACGCTGACCCAGGTCACCTTGACCACGGCCGCCGGAGCCACCGTCAAGGGCACGCTCTCCGCCGACGGCAAGAGCTGGAAGCCGGACGTCCAGCTGGAGCGCTCGACCACGTACAAGATCAGCGCGACGGCGAAGGACTCCAAGGGCCGCGAGGCGCACGAGAACTCCTCCTTCACCACCGTCTCGCCCGCCAACAGCTTCATCGGGAACTTCACCCCCGAGGACGGCTCCACGGTCGGCGTCGGCATGCCGGTCTCGATCAACTTCAACAAGGCGATCACGGACAAGAAGGCCGTCGAGGCCGGTATCACCGTGACGTCCAGCAGCGGCCAGCAGGTCGTCGGCCACTGGTTCAACGCGCAGCGTCTCGACCTGCGCCCGGAGAACTACTGGCAGGGCGGCTCCACCGTCACGCTGAAGCTGGCGCTGGACGGTGTCGAGGGCGCGGACGGCGTCTTCGGCGTGCAGCAGAAGACGGTCACCTTCAAGGTCGGCCGCAACCAGGTCTCGACGGTCGACGCCAACACGAAGATGATGACCGTCACCCAGGACGGCAAGACGATCAAGACCATCCCGATCTCTTCCGGCTCCTCCGAGAACCCCACGTACAACGGGCAGATGGTGATCTCCGAGAAGTTCAAGGAGACCCGGATGAACGGTGCGACGGTCGGCTTCACCGACGACGACGGCAAGGGCGAGTACGACATCAAGGACGTGCCGCACGCCATGCGGCTGTCCACCTCGGGCACCTTCATCCACGGCAACTACTGGGGCGCGCGGTCGATCTTCGGCAGCGCCAACACCAGCCACGGCTGCGTCGGCCTCGCCGACGTGAAGGGCGCGAGCGACGCCAACCAGCCCGGCGCCTGGTTCTACAACAACTCCATGGTCGGCGACGTGGTCATCGTCAAGAACTCCCCGGACCGCACCATCACCCCCGACAACGGCCTCAACGGCTGGAACATGAGCTGGGCGGAGTGGACGGCGGGCTCCCAGGCCTGA
- a CDS encoding enoyl-CoA hydratase/isomerase family protein produces the protein MTVTSEQRFGEFVVVRVHEGQEHVAELVLDRPKAMNAVSTDMARSIAAACAALAADPGVRVTVLTSSHERAFCVGADLKERNSFTDADLLRQRPTARSAYTGVLELPMPTIAAVHGFALGGGFELALSCDLIVADRTALVGLPEVSVGVIPGGGGTQLLPRRIGAARAAELVFTARRVEAAEALDCGLVDELVEAGQDRAAALALAGRIAANSPVGLRAAKRALRLGHGLDLRAGLEVEDAAWRSVAFSGDRAEGVAAFNEKRKPNWPGE, from the coding sequence ATGACCGTCACGTCCGAGCAGCGGTTCGGGGAATTCGTCGTCGTACGGGTCCACGAGGGGCAGGAACACGTCGCCGAGCTGGTCCTCGACCGGCCCAAGGCGATGAACGCCGTGTCCACCGACATGGCCCGCTCGATCGCCGCCGCCTGCGCCGCGCTCGCCGCCGACCCCGGCGTACGGGTCACCGTCCTCACCTCCAGCCATGAGCGGGCCTTCTGCGTGGGCGCGGACCTGAAGGAGCGGAACTCCTTCACCGATGCCGATCTGCTGCGCCAGCGCCCCACCGCCCGGTCCGCGTACACCGGCGTGCTCGAACTGCCGATGCCGACGATCGCCGCCGTGCACGGCTTCGCGCTCGGCGGCGGATTCGAGCTGGCCCTGTCCTGCGACCTGATCGTCGCCGACCGCACAGCCTTGGTCGGCCTGCCCGAGGTGTCGGTCGGTGTCATCCCGGGCGGCGGCGGTACGCAGTTGCTGCCACGGCGGATCGGTGCGGCGCGCGCCGCCGAGCTGGTCTTCACGGCCCGGCGGGTGGAGGCGGCCGAGGCGCTCGACTGCGGGCTGGTCGACGAACTGGTGGAGGCCGGGCAGGACCGGGCGGCCGCGCTGGCGCTGGCCGGCCGGATCGCCGCCAACTCCCCGGTGGGGCTGCGGGCCGCCAAGCGGGCGCTGCGGCTGGGGCACGGCCTCGACCTCCGGGCCGGTCTCGAAGTCGAGGACGCCGCCTGGCGGTCGGTGGCCTTCTCCGGCGACCGGGCCGAGGGCGTGGCCGCCTTCAACGAGAAGCGGAAGCCGAACTGGCCCGGCGAGTGA
- the hutH gene encoding histidine ammonia-lyase → MDMHTVVVGTSGTTAQDVIAVARGNARVELSAAAVSALAAAREIVDALAAKPEPVYGVSTGFGALASRHISQDLRAQLQRNIVRSHAAGMGPRVEREVVRALMFLRLKTVASGYTGVRPEVAQTMADVLNAGITPVVHEYGSLGCSGDLAPLSHCALTLMGEGDAEGPDGTVRPAGELLAAHGITPVELREKEGLALLNGTDGMLGMLVMALADLKSLYTSADITAALSLEALLGTDKVLAPELHAIRPHPGQGVSADNMLRVLAGSGLTGHFQEDEAPRVQDAYSVRCAPQVNGAGRDTLDYAAVVAARELASSVDNPVVLPDGRVESNGNFHGAPVAYVLDFLAIVAADLGSITERRTDRLLDKNRSHGLPPFLADDAGVDSGLMIAQYTQAALVSEMKRLAVPASADSIPSSAMQEDHVSMGWSAARKLRTAVDNLARIVAVELYAATRAIELRAAGGLTPAPASQAAIEALRAAGVEGPGPDRFLSPDLAAADAFVRAGKLVAAVEPVTGPLA, encoded by the coding sequence ATGGATATGCATACAGTCGTGGTGGGGACGTCCGGTACCACCGCTCAGGACGTCATCGCCGTGGCCCGCGGCAACGCCCGCGTCGAGCTCTCCGCAGCCGCCGTCAGCGCGCTCGCCGCCGCCCGCGAGATCGTGGACGCGCTCGCCGCCAAGCCGGAGCCGGTGTACGGCGTCTCCACCGGGTTCGGGGCGCTTGCGAGCCGGCACATCAGCCAGGACCTCCGCGCACAGCTCCAGCGCAACATCGTCCGCTCGCACGCCGCCGGCATGGGGCCGCGCGTCGAGCGCGAGGTCGTCCGCGCGCTGATGTTCCTGCGGCTGAAGACGGTCGCCTCCGGGTACACCGGCGTACGCCCCGAGGTCGCGCAGACCATGGCCGACGTGCTCAACGCGGGCATCACGCCCGTCGTCCACGAGTACGGCTCGCTCGGCTGCTCCGGCGACCTGGCCCCGCTCTCCCACTGCGCCCTGACGCTGATGGGCGAGGGTGACGCGGAGGGCCCCGACGGCACCGTGCGCCCCGCCGGTGAACTGCTCGCCGCCCACGGCATCACCCCGGTCGAGCTGCGCGAGAAGGAGGGCCTCGCCCTGCTCAACGGCACCGACGGCATGCTCGGCATGCTCGTCATGGCCCTGGCCGACCTGAAGAGCCTCTACACCTCCGCCGACATCACCGCCGCCCTCTCCCTGGAGGCGCTGCTCGGCACGGACAAGGTGCTCGCCCCGGAGCTGCACGCCATCCGCCCGCACCCGGGCCAGGGCGTCAGCGCCGACAACATGCTGCGGGTCCTCGCCGGCTCGGGCCTCACCGGCCACTTCCAGGAGGACGAGGCGCCGCGCGTGCAGGACGCCTACTCCGTACGCTGCGCCCCCCAGGTCAACGGCGCCGGACGCGACACCCTCGACTACGCCGCCGTCGTCGCGGCCCGGGAGTTGGCCTCCTCCGTCGACAACCCCGTCGTGCTTCCCGACGGCCGGGTCGAGTCCAACGGCAACTTCCACGGCGCCCCCGTCGCGTACGTGCTCGACTTCCTGGCGATCGTCGCGGCCGACCTCGGCTCCATCACCGAGCGCCGCACCGACCGGCTGCTGGACAAGAACCGCTCGCACGGGCTGCCGCCGTTCCTCGCCGACGACGCCGGGGTGGACTCGGGCCTGATGATCGCCCAGTACACCCAGGCCGCCCTGGTCAGCGAGATGAAGCGGCTCGCCGTACCCGCCTCGGCCGACTCGATCCCGTCCTCCGCGATGCAGGAGGACCACGTCTCCATGGGCTGGTCGGCGGCGCGCAAGCTCCGTACCGCCGTCGACAACCTCGCCCGGATCGTCGCCGTCGAGCTGTACGCGGCGACCCGTGCCATCGAACTGCGTGCCGCCGGGGGCCTCACCCCCGCGCCCGCCTCGCAGGCCGCCATCGAGGCGCTGCGCGCGGCAGGGGTCGAGGGGCCGGGGCCGGACCGCTTCCTGTCACCGGACTTGGCCGCGGCCGACGCGTTCGTGCGTGCGGGGAAGCTGGTCGCGGCGGTCGAGCCGGTGACCGGGCCGCTGGCCTAG
- the gdhA gene encoding NADP-specific glutamate dehydrogenase: MQATPDSVTPHATESRVIEPLYAEILRRNQGEKEFHQAVREVLETLGPVLAKRPEFVDARIIERVCEPERQLIFRVPWSDDSGDIHVNRGFRVEFSSSLGPYKGGLRFHPSVNLGIVKFLGFEQIFKNALTGMPIGGGKGGADFDPKGRSDAEIMRFCQSFMTELHRHLGEYTDVPAGDIGVGGREIGYLFGQYKRITNRYESGVLTGKGLGWGGAQARTEATGYGCVLFTAEMLRSRGESLDGQRIVVSGSGNVAIYAIEKAQQLGATVVTCSDSNGYVVDEKGIDLALLKEIKEAGRGRVSEYAERRGEHVKYVPGTGVWNVPCDVALPCATQNELHEADAVALVRHGVKAVAEGANMPTTPEAVRVLQDAGVAFAPGKAANAGGVATSALEMQQNASRDSWTFSHTEERLAEIMRHIHDSCYTTAERYGSPGNYVVGANIAGFELVADAMLAQGLI; this comes from the coding sequence ATGCAGGCCACCCCTGATTCCGTAACCCCGCACGCCACCGAGAGCCGCGTCATCGAGCCGCTGTACGCCGAGATCCTCCGGCGCAACCAGGGCGAGAAGGAATTCCACCAGGCGGTACGGGAGGTCCTGGAGACCCTCGGCCCGGTCCTCGCGAAGCGGCCGGAGTTCGTGGACGCCAGGATCATCGAGCGCGTGTGCGAGCCGGAGCGCCAGCTCATCTTCCGGGTGCCGTGGTCGGACGACTCCGGCGACATCCACGTCAACCGCGGCTTCCGGGTCGAGTTCAGCAGCTCGCTCGGACCGTACAAGGGCGGGCTGCGCTTCCACCCCTCGGTCAACCTCGGCATCGTGAAGTTCCTCGGCTTCGAGCAGATCTTCAAGAACGCGCTCACGGGCATGCCCATCGGCGGCGGCAAGGGCGGCGCGGACTTCGACCCCAAGGGCCGCTCGGACGCCGAGATCATGCGGTTCTGCCAGTCGTTCATGACCGAACTCCACCGTCACCTCGGCGAGTACACCGATGTCCCCGCCGGTGACATCGGCGTCGGTGGCCGGGAGATCGGCTACCTGTTCGGCCAGTACAAGCGGATCACCAACCGCTACGAGTCCGGCGTACTCACCGGAAAGGGCCTCGGCTGGGGCGGCGCCCAGGCGCGCACCGAGGCGACCGGCTACGGCTGTGTCCTGTTCACCGCCGAGATGCTGCGCAGCCGCGGTGAATCCCTCGACGGCCAGCGCATCGTCGTCTCGGGCTCGGGCAATGTCGCGATCTACGCGATCGAGAAGGCCCAGCAGCTCGGCGCGACCGTGGTGACCTGCTCCGACTCCAACGGTTACGTCGTGGACGAGAAGGGCATCGACCTCGCCCTCCTCAAGGAGATCAAGGAGGCCGGCCGCGGCCGCGTCTCCGAGTACGCGGAACGCCGCGGCGAGCACGTCAAGTACGTCCCCGGCACCGGCGTCTGGAACGTCCCCTGTGACGTGGCCCTGCCCTGCGCCACCCAGAACGAACTCCACGAGGCCGATGCCGTGGCCCTGGTGCGCCACGGCGTGAAGGCGGTCGCCGAGGGCGCCAACATGCCCACCACACCGGAGGCCGTACGCGTCCTCCAGGACGCGGGCGTCGCCTTCGCCCCCGGCAAGGCGGCCAACGCGGGCGGCGTGGCGACCAGCGCCCTGGAGATGCAGCAGAACGCCTCGCGCGACTCCTGGACCTTCTCCCACACCGAGGAGCGCCTCGCGGAGATCATGCGCCACATCCACGACTCCTGCTACACCACCGCGGAGCGCTACGGCAGCCCCGGCAACTATGTGGTCGGCGCCAACATCGCCGGCTTCGAACTGGTCGCCGACGCGATGCTGGCCCAGGGCCTCATCTGA
- a CDS encoding YrdB family protein, producing the protein MTSEDRGTPATPTGPAWFMANEVVAFVVELAALAALAWWGFATGDSVAARLLLGIGAPVVAAVVWGMFAAPRARFRPPLVGVLLVKAVVLGCGVYAVHAVGHSGAAVFFGVVVVVNTGLAETFRRRAVSAA; encoded by the coding sequence ATGACGAGCGAAGACCGCGGTACTCCTGCCACCCCGACCGGTCCGGCCTGGTTCATGGCCAATGAAGTCGTGGCGTTCGTCGTCGAGTTGGCGGCGTTGGCCGCGCTGGCCTGGTGGGGTTTCGCCACCGGGGACAGTGTTGCTGCCCGGCTGCTGCTGGGGATCGGGGCGCCCGTTGTCGCCGCTGTGGTCTGGGGGATGTTCGCCGCTCCTCGTGCCCGTTTCCGGCCGCCGCTCGTGGGGGTTCTGCTGGTCAAGGCGGTGGTGCTCGGTTGTGGTGTGTACGCGGTCCATGCCGTGGGGCATTCGGGGGCGGCGGTGTTCTTCGGGGTGGTGGTGGTCGTGAACACGGGGCTGGCGGAGACCTTTCGGCGTCGCGCGGTGTCGGCTGCCTGA